One Natranaerovirga hydrolytica genomic region harbors:
- a CDS encoding DUF5658 family protein, which produces MYIDMYLIRAKRLLAYMGLFMILDYILTYIGIHILQCIIEANPFMRNFMELPFIVGLPLRIVYILFPINLLLLAYYYSDNKNSILKIIHGMLLFQFVPLFLHLFWIFQYIQLY; this is translated from the coding sequence ATGTATATAGATATGTATTTGATTAGAGCCAAACGTCTGCTGGCTTATATGGGGCTTTTTATGATTTTAGATTATATATTAACTTATATAGGCATTCATATTTTACAATGTATTATAGAAGCCAATCCATTTATGAGAAATTTTATGGAATTACCTTTTATCGTTGGACTACCTTTACGAATAGTATATATTTTATTTCCTATTAATCTTTTGCTTTTGGCGTATTATTATAGCGATAATAAGAACAGCATCTTAAAAATTATTCACGGTATGCTATTATTTCAGTTTGTACCTCTTTTTTTACATTTATTTTGGATTTTTCAATATATTCAATTGTACTAG
- the pstB gene encoding phosphate ABC transporter ATP-binding protein PstB, protein MKKEIKFNIEDLDLFYGEFQALKKVNLEIEKNEITAFIGPSGCGKSTFLRTLNRMNDLIENVKITGHVTLDDQNIYNAIDVIKLRSRVGMVFQKPNPFPMSIYDNVAYGPRVHGIKKKQELDEIVEKSLKNAAVWDEVKDRLKRNALSLSGGQQQRICIARALAVEPEVLLMDEPTSALDPISTLKIEDLATELKKQYTIVMVTHNMQQAARISDKTAFFLLGELIESDRTDKIFSNPNDKRTEDYITGRFG, encoded by the coding sequence ATGAAAAAAGAAATTAAATTTAACATAGAAGACTTAGATCTATTTTATGGCGAATTTCAAGCATTAAAAAAAGTAAATTTAGAAATAGAAAAAAATGAAATAACAGCTTTTATTGGACCATCAGGGTGTGGTAAATCCACATTTCTTAGAACGTTAAATAGAATGAACGATTTAATTGAAAATGTAAAGATAACAGGACATGTAACCCTAGATGATCAAAACATTTATAACGCCATTGATGTTATAAAATTACGCTCACGTGTGGGAATGGTCTTTCAAAAACCCAACCCATTTCCTATGAGTATCTATGATAATGTAGCCTATGGACCAAGAGTACATGGCATAAAGAAAAAACAAGAATTAGATGAAATTGTTGAAAAAAGCCTTAAAAACGCAGCGGTTTGGGACGAAGTAAAAGACCGACTAAAAAGAAATGCATTAAGTTTATCAGGTGGACAGCAACAAAGAATATGTATCGCAAGAGCTTTGGCAGTAGAGCCAGAAGTTTTACTAATGGATGAACCAACATCGGCTCTTGACCCAATCTCAACGTTGAAAATTGAAGACTTGGCAACGGAGTTAAAAAAACAATATACCATTGTAATGGTTACCCATAATATGCAACAAGCTGCTCGAATATCAGACAAAACCGCTTTCTTTTTATTAGGCGAATTAATTGAATCAGACCGTACAGATAAAATTTTTAGTAACCCTAATGATAAAAGAACGGAAGATTATATTACCGGTAGATTTGGATAG
- the pstA gene encoding phosphate ABC transporter permease PstA — MGVLKDNLLKYIIYLSTIVTVGILIYIIGFIFYNGISHINLTFLTSNFDSQTQFIKVESMEGNMRNDIGYIQSLGIVLEQNEEGSTYVASIDSNSTVKNGFNRANKAFSIKRGDEIQGIGDTRIESMSLEEITSLLEGHSNYELRVSRPGDGVYPMIITTLYIVLVSLAIAAPIGILSAIYLTEYAKPGKLLRLIRFATESLAGIPSIIYGLFGMIFFVITLNMGYSIIAGALTLSIILLPVIIRQTEESLKAIPNVYREGSLGLGATQLQTIRKVILPNAIPGILVAVILSIGRIIGESAALLLTAGTVARIPDSLSSGGASLTVKAYHVAKEEGNIAMACAIGTVIILLIFTLNMLAKIISKKLNRAAAK, encoded by the coding sequence ATGGGCGTATTGAAAGACAATTTATTAAAGTACATTATTTATTTATCTACCATTGTAACCGTAGGCATACTTATATATATTATTGGATTTATTTTTTACAATGGCATATCTCATATCAACCTTACATTTTTAACCTCTAATTTCGATTCTCAAACACAATTTATAAAAGTAGAATCAATGGAAGGCAATATGAGGAATGATATAGGGTATATACAAAGCTTAGGAATTGTTCTAGAGCAAAATGAAGAAGGCAGTACCTATGTGGCATCTATTGATTCTAACTCAACAGTAAAAAATGGCTTTAATAGAGCTAATAAAGCTTTTTCAATAAAAAGAGGCGATGAAATACAAGGTATAGGCGATACCAGAATTGAAAGTATGTCATTAGAAGAAATTACAAGTTTGCTAGAAGGTCATTCAAACTATGAATTAAGAGTCAGCAGACCGGGTGATGGCGTATACCCAATGATTATAACAACCCTATACATTGTATTGGTATCTTTGGCAATAGCAGCTCCTATAGGTATATTGTCAGCCATTTATTTAACAGAGTATGCTAAGCCAGGAAAATTACTAAGATTAATTCGGTTTGCAACAGAAAGCTTGGCAGGTATTCCATCTATCATTTATGGATTGTTTGGAATGATATTCTTTGTTATTACTTTAAATATGGGGTATTCCATTATAGCAGGAGCATTAACATTAAGCATTATACTGCTACCCGTGATAATCAGACAAACAGAAGAATCATTAAAAGCCATCCCTAATGTCTATAGAGAAGGCTCTTTGGGATTAGGAGCAACTCAATTACAGACCATTAGAAAGGTTATTTTACCCAATGCTATACCAGGTATTTTAGTAGCCGTTATTTTAAGTATAGGAAGAATTATAGGAGAATCGGCAGCATTGTTGTTAACAGCAGGTACAGTAGCAAGAATACCAGATTCCTTGTCATCAGGAGGTGCATCTCTTACTGTAAAAGCCTACCATGTAGCAAAAGAAGAAGGTAATATTGCAATGGCTTGTGCAATAGGTACTGTGATTATTTTATTAATATTTACATTAAATATGTTAGCTAAAATAATTTCAAAAAAGCTAAATCGAGCTGCAGCCAAATAA
- the phoU gene encoding phosphate signaling complex protein PhoU has translation MPIRQEFLKELEVLHKNVIKMGSLIEQSIDETIEALIKQDVSLAQEVIKKDDVIDELEIEIERECIMLIAKQQPIASDLRKIASVMKIITDLERIADHCADISKYTIKLSNEKYIKPLIHIPEMAKQVKEMVRETIDAFISNNIHKANEIREKDDEIDRYFDIIVKELSERMESKPEVVPQCINFIFIVKYLERMADHSTNIAEWVQYIVTGDMDI, from the coding sequence ATGCCTATTAGACAAGAATTTCTCAAAGAATTAGAAGTCCTTCATAAAAATGTAATCAAAATGGGAAGCCTCATTGAACAATCCATAGACGAAACCATAGAAGCATTAATTAAACAAGATGTTTCATTGGCACAAGAGGTTATTAAAAAAGATGATGTGATAGATGAGTTAGAAATTGAAATAGAACGGGAATGTATTATGCTGATTGCAAAGCAGCAACCAATAGCCAGTGATTTAAGAAAAATAGCATCTGTTATGAAAATCATAACAGATTTAGAAAGAATAGCAGACCATTGTGCAGATATCTCGAAATATACCATAAAATTATCAAATGAAAAATACATCAAACCATTAATCCATATACCAGAAATGGCAAAGCAAGTTAAGGAAATGGTTAGAGAAACAATAGATGCTTTTATAAGTAACAATATACACAAAGCAAATGAAATAAGAGAAAAAGATGATGAGATAGATAGGTATTTTGACATCATTGTTAAAGAGCTTTCGGAACGGATGGAAAGCAAACCGGAAGTTGTTCCTCAATGTATTAACTTTATATTTATCGTCAAATATTTAGAAAGAATGGCGGATCATTCTACCAATATAGCAGAATGGGTTCAATATATTGTAACAGGAGATATGGATATTTAA
- a CDS encoding TetR/AcrR family transcriptional regulator, producing MRDVKPPEVRKAEILNASLKLFMEKGYLKTTTQDIIQSVGISRGLLYYHFKNKEEILYILVENTMHPVIKNIQSVVNDTKLNALEKVNKFLEITVIDESSVTVESKTLQESISLKTNQYMMDQLNHKLVQEVVPLFTQIIEEGNRTGLFDVTTPTETAFFLITGYAFVASSLKFTIQTEAELKNYQKSFKDIFERTLISN from the coding sequence GTGAGAGATGTGAAACCACCTGAAGTGAGAAAAGCCGAGATTTTAAATGCTTCATTGAAACTATTCATGGAAAAAGGCTATTTAAAAACGACGACCCAGGATATTATTCAATCCGTGGGGATATCAAGAGGCCTTTTATATTATCATTTTAAAAACAAGGAAGAAATTCTTTATATACTTGTTGAAAACACAATGCATCCCGTTATAAAAAATATCCAAAGTGTTGTGAATGATACTAAACTAAATGCCCTTGAAAAGGTGAATAAATTTCTCGAGATTACTGTAATCGATGAATCTTCTGTTACCGTAGAAAGCAAAACCTTACAAGAAAGCATTAGTTTAAAAACAAACCAGTATATGATGGATCAGCTCAATCATAAATTGGTACAGGAAGTTGTTCCTCTTTTTACACAAATTATTGAAGAAGGAAATAGAACCGGTTTATTTGATGTTACAACGCCAACTGAAACTGCCTTTTTCTTAATTACAGGGTATGCTTTTGTAGCAAGCAGCCTTAAATTTACGATTCAAACTGAAGCAGAATTAAAAAATTATCAAAAATCCTTTAAAGATATTTTTGAAAGAACCTTAATATCAAATTAA
- a CDS encoding DUF1648 domain-containing protein, with amino-acid sequence MKKDVVIFISMFLVVLLITLFLPDRIPILFNASGKATLIVNKYYLLLATIIPYSVYWQYFRNKNK; translated from the coding sequence ATGAAAAAAGATGTTGTGATTTTTATATCTATGTTTTTAGTTGTTTTATTGATTACATTGTTTTTACCAGATAGGATTCCAATTCTCTTTAATGCGTCTGGTAAGGCTACATTAATCGTGAATAAGTACTATCTTTTATTGGCTACAATTATTCCATATTCCGTCTACTGGCAATACTTTAGAAATAAAAACAAATAA
- a CDS encoding winged helix-turn-helix domain-containing protein, whose protein sequence is MSKKTILTVDDEEHILELLKYNLESNGFDILQANTGEKALDIIGSKKIDLILLDLMLPGMDGIQILKIIRNNKKIKKIPVILLTAKNNEIDTVLGLEMGADDYIGKPFGVHELLARIKAVLRRIEEGSPEEETMDEMIEINQLHINKTNHTVQIQDQTFELPLKEFELLYLLAKNRGRVFSREYLLEKIWGYDYYGETRTVDVHIRNLRKKIEVDDKNPVYIKTVRGVGYKFIEKGQW, encoded by the coding sequence ATGAGTAAAAAAACAATCCTAACAGTAGATGATGAGGAGCATATCTTAGAATTATTAAAATACAACCTTGAAAGCAATGGATTTGACATCCTTCAAGCAAATACAGGAGAAAAAGCTTTAGACATCATTGGGTCTAAAAAAATAGATTTAATTTTACTGGATTTAATGCTACCAGGTATGGATGGCATTCAAATTCTAAAAATCATTAGAAACAACAAAAAAATAAAAAAAATACCTGTTATTCTCTTAACTGCGAAAAATAATGAAATTGATACTGTATTAGGTCTGGAAATGGGTGCAGATGATTATATTGGAAAGCCCTTTGGTGTTCATGAGTTATTGGCACGGATTAAAGCTGTTTTAAGGCGAATAGAAGAAGGTTCGCCAGAAGAAGAAACCATGGATGAAATGATTGAAATCAATCAACTACACATTAATAAAACCAATCACACAGTTCAAATACAAGATCAGACCTTTGAATTGCCGTTAAAAGAATTTGAACTTTTATATTTGCTTGCAAAAAATAGAGGGCGTGTTTTTTCAAGAGAATATCTACTGGAAAAAATATGGGGTTATGATTATTATGGTGAAACAAGAACGGTTGATGTGCATATTCGTAACCTTAGAAAAAAAATAGAAGTGGATGACAAAAATCCAGTATACATAAAAACCGTACGGGGTGTAGGGTATAAATTTATTGAAAAAGGACAGTGGTAA
- the pnpS gene encoding two-component system histidine kinase PnpS: MQKKLFITYLFIVFFTLIVSVYFTWSKSYDVLSRQYTEQFISQGQLLLEVMETTELNNEADIRAFTNRYSEVLEARITIIDKTGEVIADSYEEPVVMDNHAFREEVNKALNGDISSNIRYSNTMGHYYSYTALPLHTESIEGVLRISIPVEAIEKINYELIEYIALALIICGSIALIMALFYTRKFMKPINTLTHAVEEISKGNYEKKIYIKQKDQIGRLADAFNEMAVKLKMNMWKLTQRKTQLEAILSSMNSGIVAVDEEFRIVFYNTAFLKILKIEEKEIVGKLLYDIIRKTILFNVLEKSLETNQKINEEGKIMLGEEEKIISIYANPIKLEKTKNLGILLVIEDMTQIRKLENIRTDFVSNVSHELKTPLTSIRGFVDTLKNGAINDETVAKRFLDIIDIETERLYYLIQDILLLSEIESKQNEKIIQYNKIPDIIDEVTEILKPRWHNKPLEVNCQCDDGVPDFLCNKDRIKQLLINLVDNAIKYTEKGQISIRCFDANHYLVIEVEDTGIGIDQEHIPRLFERFYRVDRGRSRKQGGTGLGLSIVKHIVELYEGNIKVESEVGKGTKFIVKLPYKNIEK, from the coding sequence ATGCAAAAAAAACTATTTATAACCTATTTGTTTATTGTTTTTTTTACGCTTATAGTTTCTGTCTATTTTACATGGTCTAAAAGTTATGATGTTTTAAGTCGTCAATACACAGAACAATTCATATCACAAGGACAATTGTTATTAGAAGTCATGGAAACCACTGAACTTAATAACGAAGCGGACATTAGAGCCTTTACCAACAGATATTCAGAGGTTTTAGAAGCGCGAATAACCATAATTGATAAAACGGGAGAAGTGATTGCAGATTCTTATGAAGAGCCTGTTGTTATGGATAACCATGCCTTTAGAGAAGAAGTCAACAAAGCTTTAAATGGAGACATATCCTCTAATATTAGGTACAGCAATACAATGGGGCATTATTACTCTTATACAGCATTACCCCTTCACACAGAGTCTATAGAAGGGGTATTAAGAATATCAATACCAGTAGAAGCCATTGAAAAGATTAACTACGAATTAATCGAATACATTGCCTTAGCACTGATTATATGTGGGAGTATCGCATTAATTATGGCATTATTTTACACACGGAAATTTATGAAACCCATTAATACATTAACCCATGCGGTAGAAGAGATTTCAAAAGGTAATTATGAGAAAAAAATATACATAAAACAAAAAGATCAAATCGGTCGGTTAGCAGATGCTTTCAATGAAATGGCTGTAAAATTAAAAATGAATATGTGGAAACTAACACAAAGAAAAACCCAATTAGAAGCCATATTAAGCAGTATGAATAGTGGGATTGTAGCAGTGGATGAAGAATTTAGAATTGTATTTTATAATACAGCCTTTTTAAAGATTCTTAAAATAGAAGAAAAAGAAATTGTTGGAAAACTACTGTATGATATTATACGAAAAACCATTCTATTTAATGTATTAGAAAAGTCTTTAGAAACCAATCAAAAAATAAATGAAGAAGGCAAAATTATGCTAGGGGAAGAAGAAAAAATTATTAGCATATATGCCAATCCAATAAAGTTAGAAAAAACTAAAAATCTAGGCATATTATTGGTTATAGAAGATATGACCCAAATAAGAAAATTAGAAAACATAAGAACTGACTTTGTTTCTAATGTATCTCATGAATTAAAAACCCCATTAACTTCTATTCGAGGATTTGTAGATACATTAAAAAATGGCGCCATCAATGATGAAACAGTTGCAAAAAGATTTCTAGATATTATTGACATTGAGACAGAGAGGTTATATTATCTAATTCAAGATATATTGCTTTTATCGGAGATAGAGTCAAAACAAAATGAAAAAATAATTCAATACAATAAAATACCAGATATAATTGACGAAGTAACAGAAATACTAAAACCTAGATGGCATAATAAACCACTAGAAGTTAATTGTCAGTGTGACGATGGTGTACCAGATTTTTTATGTAATAAAGATAGAATCAAACAATTACTCATTAATTTAGTGGATAATGCAATCAAATACACTGAAAAAGGGCAGATAAGTATTAGATGTTTTGATGCCAACCATTATTTAGTAATAGAAGTGGAAGATACGGGCATTGGTATAGATCAAGAGCACATTCCAAGATTGTTTGAACGATTTTATAGAGTGGATAGAGGACGTTCCAGAAAGCAAGGTGGAACAGGATTAGGTCTGTCCATCGTTAAGCATATTGTTGAGCTTTATGAAGGCAATATAAAAGTGGAAAGTGAAGTGGGTAAAGGAACAAAATTTATTGTTAAACTCCCTTATAAAAATATTGAAAAGTAA
- a CDS encoding NCS2 family permease — translation MDKFFKLQEHGTNVKTEIVAGITTFMTMAYILIVNPDILSAAGMSGEAVFTATALAAVIGTVLMAFAANYPFALAPGMGLNAFFAYTVAGEYGWQVALAAIFIEGIIFIILTLTNVREAIFNSIPTNLKYAVSAGIGLFIALIGFQNAGIIQLDQNTMVALGDFHDITVVLGIVGVLITGVLVSRKVKGAILLGIFGTYIIALISQLIGLYDPNVYTDLIPSSIFSAPPSISEIAFKFDFSQVFTLDFLVIIFAFLFVDLFDTLGTLIGVSSKAGYLDKDGKLPRAKQALLADAVATTAGAALGTSTTTTYVESASGVADGGRTGLTALVTAVLFGLALFLSPIFLVIPSFATAPALIIVGFYMMDSFTKVDFEDFTEAIPAFLVVITMPFTYSIAEGIVFGIVSYVVLKVFAGKAKNVHWLMYILAAIFILKYIFIPA, via the coding sequence GTGGACAAGTTTTTTAAACTTCAAGAGCACGGAACAAATGTAAAAACAGAAATAGTTGCTGGTATTACAACATTTATGACAATGGCATACATATTAATTGTTAATCCAGATATTCTAAGCGCTGCTGGAATGAGTGGAGAGGCAGTATTTACAGCAACGGCTTTAGCTGCTGTTATTGGTACAGTATTAATGGCCTTTGCAGCGAACTATCCTTTTGCACTAGCGCCAGGGATGGGGCTTAATGCATTTTTTGCATATACAGTTGCAGGAGAATATGGTTGGCAGGTTGCATTAGCAGCAATATTTATCGAAGGTATTATATTTATTATCTTAACCCTTACGAATGTAAGAGAAGCAATTTTTAACTCCATACCTACAAATTTAAAATACGCTGTAAGCGCAGGTATTGGATTGTTTATTGCATTAATTGGTTTTCAAAACGCAGGAATTATTCAATTAGACCAAAATACAATGGTAGCTTTAGGTGATTTTCATGATATAACAGTGGTCCTAGGTATTGTTGGTGTTTTAATTACAGGGGTTTTAGTATCAAGAAAAGTAAAAGGTGCCATATTACTAGGGATTTTTGGAACATATATTATAGCACTTATTAGTCAATTAATTGGATTATATGATCCGAATGTGTATACGGATTTAATTCCTTCAAGTATATTTTCAGCACCACCAAGTATAAGTGAAATTGCATTCAAATTTGATTTTTCACAAGTATTTACATTAGACTTTTTAGTCATTATATTTGCGTTCTTATTCGTAGATTTATTTGATACATTAGGAACATTAATCGGTGTATCATCAAAAGCAGGATATCTTGATAAAGATGGTAAATTACCACGAGCTAAGCAAGCTTTATTAGCAGATGCAGTAGCAACAACAGCAGGTGCTGCTCTGGGTACATCAACAACAACAACTTATGTAGAAAGTGCATCAGGTGTTGCAGATGGTGGTCGTACTGGTCTTACGGCATTAGTAACAGCCGTATTATTTGGTTTAGCATTATTCTTATCACCAATTTTCTTAGTGATACCAAGTTTTGCAACAGCGCCAGCATTGATTATCGTTGGATTCTATATGATGGATTCATTTACAAAAGTGGATTTTGAAGATTTTACAGAAGCAATACCAGCGTTTTTAGTTGTAATTACAATGCCTTTTACTTATAGTATTGCAGAAGGAATTGTATTTGGTATTGTATCTTATGTTGTACTAAAAGTATTTGCTGGAAAAGCAAAAAATGTTCACTGGTTAATGTATATATTAGCAGCAATATTTATCTTAAAATACATTTTCATTCCAGCATAA
- a CDS encoding ABC transporter ATP-binding protein, translated as MIEIKNLTKKYNEQTIAVNHLNMTIQDGDIYGFVGANGAGKSTTIKSIVGIHDFDDGEIFIEGKSILEDPVNCKKELAFVPDSPNLYDNLTGLQYINFISNIYEVPLVIRRANIEKYGNLLNMTSKLNDLISSYSHGMKQRITLIAALVHEPKIFILDEPFVGLDPTATIQLRKIMSEHAKKGGIVFFSSHVLEVIEKLCNKVAIIHHGELIKHGKTKDVLGDKNLEDIFMEVQND; from the coding sequence ATGATCGAGATTAAAAATCTAACTAAAAAATACAATGAACAAACGATTGCTGTCAACCATTTAAATATGACCATTCAAGATGGGGATATCTATGGATTCGTCGGAGCAAATGGTGCAGGTAAGTCTACAACCATCAAGTCAATTGTTGGGATTCATGACTTTGATGATGGAGAAATATTCATTGAAGGAAAATCAATTTTGGAAGACCCTGTTAACTGCAAAAAAGAGCTTGCTTTTGTACCAGATAGCCCAAATTTATACGACAATTTAACAGGTCTGCAATATATCAATTTCATATCAAATATTTATGAAGTGCCTCTAGTAATCAGGCGAGCTAATATTGAGAAGTATGGCAATTTATTAAATATGACATCAAAATTAAATGATTTAATTTCTTCTTACTCTCATGGAATGAAACAACGAATTACCTTGATAGCAGCTTTGGTTCATGAACCTAAAATATTTATTCTAGATGAACCTTTTGTGGGATTAGACCCAACTGCAACGATTCAACTAAGAAAGATTATGAGTGAACACGCAAAAAAAGGTGGAATTGTTTTCTTCTCAAGCCATGTATTAGAAGTCATTGAAAAATTATGTAATAAAGTGGCTATTATCCATCATGGAGAATTAATTAAACATGGCAAAACAAAAGATGTTCTTGGGGATAAAAACTTAGAAGATATTTTCATGGAGGTGCAAAATGACTGA
- the guaA gene encoding glutamine-hydrolyzing GMP synthase, whose product MNHELVIVLDFGGQYNQLIARRVREADVYCEVLPYDVSIEEIKAKNPKGIIFTGGPSVVYEEKAPLVEKELLSTGIPILGICYGSQMMGFVLGGEVAKATHREYGKTDLNVNTNNPLFEGVEEDTSCWMSHTYFISNPPEGFEVIAKTETCPVAAMADVDKKLYAVQFHPEVMHTPYGKQMISNFLYNICKCKGDWVMEDFAKESIERLREKIGDKQVLCALSGGVDSSVAAVLIHKAVGKQLTCIFVDHGLLRKDEGDEVEQVFKEEFDMNLIRVNCEDQFLDKLAGKDDPEEKRKIIGEEFIRVFEAEAKKIGTVDYLVQGTIYPDVIESGTKDAAVIKSHHNVGGLPEHVDFKEIIEPLRDLFKDEVRNVGRAVGIPEFLVSRQPFPGPGLAIRVIGDITKDKLDTLREADFIFREEVKKAGISDGLGQYFAVLTNLRSVGVMGDERTYNYTVALRSVDTSDFMTADWSRIDHEILARISNRIVNEVDNVNRIVYDITSKPPATIEWE is encoded by the coding sequence ATGAATCACGAATTAGTCATTGTTCTTGACTTTGGAGGACAATACAATCAATTAATAGCAAGACGTGTAAGAGAAGCCGATGTATACTGTGAAGTGCTTCCTTATGATGTTAGCATAGAAGAAATTAAAGCTAAAAACCCTAAGGGTATCATATTTACAGGTGGCCCAAGTGTGGTATACGAAGAAAAAGCACCTTTAGTGGAAAAAGAATTATTATCTACAGGCATCCCCATTCTAGGAATATGTTATGGTTCACAAATGATGGGATTTGTATTAGGTGGAGAAGTGGCAAAAGCAACCCATAGAGAATATGGCAAAACAGACTTAAATGTTAATACAAATAATCCGTTATTTGAAGGTGTTGAAGAAGACACAAGTTGTTGGATGAGCCACACCTATTTTATAAGCAATCCTCCAGAAGGATTTGAAGTCATTGCAAAAACAGAAACTTGTCCAGTAGCAGCAATGGCAGATGTAGATAAAAAATTATATGCAGTTCAATTTCATCCAGAAGTTATGCACACACCGTATGGTAAACAAATGATTAGCAATTTCCTATACAATATCTGTAAATGTAAAGGCGATTGGGTAATGGAAGACTTTGCCAAAGAATCCATTGAACGTTTAAGAGAAAAAATCGGAGACAAACAAGTATTATGTGCACTATCAGGTGGTGTGGACTCATCTGTAGCAGCAGTATTGATTCATAAAGCAGTGGGTAAACAATTAACATGTATATTTGTAGACCATGGTTTGCTTAGAAAAGACGAAGGCGATGAAGTAGAACAAGTTTTCAAAGAAGAATTTGATATGAACCTAATTCGTGTAAATTGTGAAGACCAATTTTTAGATAAACTGGCTGGAAAAGATGACCCAGAAGAAAAACGTAAGATTATTGGTGAAGAATTCATTCGTGTATTTGAAGCAGAAGCGAAAAAAATAGGCACAGTAGATTATTTGGTTCAAGGAACCATCTACCCAGATGTAATAGAATCTGGAACAAAAGATGCAGCAGTTATTAAAAGTCACCATAATGTAGGTGGATTACCAGAACATGTTGACTTTAAAGAAATCATTGAGCCCCTTAGAGATTTATTTAAAGATGAAGTAAGAAATGTTGGGAGAGCAGTAGGCATCCCAGAATTCTTAGTATCACGCCAACCATTCCCAGGACCAGGATTAGCAATAAGGGTAATTGGTGACATTACAAAAGACAAGTTAGACACATTAAGAGAAGCAGATTTTATCTTTAGAGAAGAAGTTAAAAAAGCAGGTATCTCTGACGGATTAGGTCAGTACTTTGCCGTACTAACCAATCTAAGAAGTGTAGGTGTTATGGGTGATGAAAGAACCTATAATTACACAGTAGCCTTACGTTCTGTAGATACATCTGACTTTATGACTGCAGATTGGTCAAGAATAGACCATGAAATACTAGCAAGAATATCCAATCGAATCGTTAATGAAGTAGATAATGTGAATCGTATTGTGTATGATATAACCAGTAAGCCACCAGCAACGATTGAGTGGGAATAG